In Molothrus aeneus isolate 106 chromosome 3, BPBGC_Maene_1.0, whole genome shotgun sequence, a single genomic region encodes these proteins:
- the PSME4 gene encoding proteasome activator complex subunit 4: MMQGFARLLINLLKKKELLSRDDLELPWRPLYEMLERILYSKTEHLGLNWFPNSVESVLKTLVKSCRPYFPEDATAEMLDEWRPLMCPFDVTMQKAITYFELFLPTTLPPELHHKGFKLWFDEFIGLWVSVQNLPQWEGHLVNLFARLATDNIGYIDWDPYVPKIFTRILRSLNLPVGSNQVVVPRFLTNAYDVGHAVMWITAMMGGPSKLVQKHLSGLFNSIASFYHPSNNGRWLNKLMKLLQRLPSGVVRRLHRERYKKVTWLTPVPESHKLTDQDVTDFVQCIIQPVLLAMFSKTGSLEAAQALQNLALMRPELVIPPVLEKTYPALETLTEPHQLTATLSCVIGVARSLVSGGKWFPEGPTHMLPLLMRALPGVDPNDFSKCMITFQFIATFSTLVPLVDCSSVLQERDDLTEVERELCSASAEFEDFVLQFMDRCFGLIESSTLEQTREETETEKMTHLESLVELGLSSTFSTILTQCSKDIFKVALEKVFNFAVSNIFETRVAGRMVADMCRAAVKCRPEESLKLFVPHCCNVITHLTGNDDVLHDEELDKELLWNLQLLSEITRVDGKKLLLYREQFGKILQRTLHLTCKQGYILSCNLLHHLLRSATLIYPTEYCSVPGGFDKPLSEYFPIKDWGKPGDLWNLDIQWHVPSSEEINFAFYLLDTFLQPELTRLELYALGELEMSRDDVQQCLAIVHNCLIGSGNILPPLKGEKVAHLVPSLVSLEETKLYTGVEYDLSRENYRETIARVTRKLLRYILDNSEDDTKSLFLIIKIISDVLQFQGSHKHEFDSRWKSFNLVKKSMENRLQGKKQHIRALLIDRVMLQHELRTLTMEGCEYKTSHQEMIRDLLCLSTSSYGQVRSKAQQAFFTALGTYNFCCRDIIPLVLEFLRPDRQDVTQKQFKGALYCLLGNHSGVCLANLHDWDCIAQTWPAIVSSGLSKAMSLEKPSIVRLFDDLAEKIHRQYETIGLDFAVPEKCMEVAVLLQKSGQPNSEFPALGSEEIQLGIQRQKEKNAEALRNYENLVNMLLDCVEQRNLPWKFEHISIGFLSLLLRDDRILPPRAIKFFVQCLNHDAIVVRKVAISAVAGILKQLKRPHKKVPICPYEISGTLKPSSIQAGDRADNQWLHYNSQSLPKSKEAWESCCFVEKTHWGYYTWPQTMTVYAPAEQQPKLGRRRDELTEEEQIIYDHFSDPKFVEQLIKFLSLEDRKGKDKFNPRRFCLFKGLFRNFDDAFLPVLQPHLEQLVADSHESTQRCLAEIIAGLIRGSKHWTFEKVEKLWNLLCPLLRTALSNITVETYNDWGTCIATSCESRDPRKLHWLFELLLESPLSGEGGSFVDACRLYVLQGGLAQQEWRVPELLHRLLKYLEPKLTQVYKNVRERIGSVLTYIFMIDVSLPNTAATKSPRVHEFTTRILENLKPLMEADEEIQNHVMEENGVGEQDERTQGIKLLKTILKWLMASAGRSFSTAVTEQLQLLPLFFKIAPVENDNSYDELKRDAKMCLSLMSQGLLYPQQVPLVLQVLKQTAKSNSWHARYTILTYLQTMVFYNLFIFLNNSEAVNDIRWLVIKLLEDEQLEVREMAATTLSGLLQCNFLTMDGPMQTHFEQLCKMRLPKKRKRDLASVGDTIPSGDLVKRHAGVLGLSACILSSPYDVPTWMPQLLMDLSAHLNDPQPIEMTVKKTLSNFRRTHHDNWQEHKQQFTDDQLLVLTDLLVSPCYYA; this comes from the exons ATGATGCAAGGATTTGCACGCCTGCTGATCAACCTGTTAAA GAAAAAGGAACTGCTTTCCAGGGATGATTTAGAGTTACCATGGCGACCACTCTATGAAATGTTGGAAAGGATATTATACTCCAAAACAGAACATCTGGGATTAAATTGGTTTCCCAA ttctgtAGAAAGTGTTCTGAAAACACTTGTGAAGAGCTGCAGACC GTATTTCCCAGAAGATGCCACTGCAGAAATGCTGGATGAGTGGAGGCCTTTGATGTGTCCCTTTGATGTGACCATGCAGAAGGCCATCACCTACTTCGAGCTCTTCCTGCCCACCACCCTTCCCCCTGAACTTCACCACAAGGGTTTCAA gCTTTGGTTTGATGAATTTATAGGCCTTTGGGTGTCAGTTCAAAATCTTCCCCAGTGGGAAGGG CATCTTGTCAATCTTTTTGCTCGCTTGGCCACTGACAACATTGGGTACATAGACTGGGATCCATATGTACCAAAG atTTTTACTAGGATTTTAAGGAGTTTAAATCTGCCAGTGGGAAGCAATCAGGTTGTTGTTCCAAGATTCTTAACAAATGCTTATGATGTAGGACATGCAGTCATGTGGATCACAGCCATGATG GGTGGACCAAGTAAGCTGGTGCAGAAGCACTTGTCTGGCTTGTTCAATAGCATTGCCTCTTTCTACCATCCCTCAAATAACGGGCGCTGGCTG aacAAGCTGatgaagctgctgcagaggctgcccagCGGGGTGGTGAGGAGGCTGCACCGCGAGCGCTACAAGAAGGTGACCTGGTTAACTCCTGTCCCCGAGAGCCACAAGCTCACGGACCAGGACGTGACAGACTTCGTGCAGTGCATCATCCAGCCTGTTCTCCTGGCAATGTTCAGCAAAACTGGAAGCCTGGAGGCTGCCCAAGCCCTGCAGAACCTTGCACTGATGCGTCCTGAATTAGTAATTCCACCTGTGCTTGAGAA AACATATCCTGCACTTGAGACCCTGAcagagcctcatcagctcacagCCACCCTGAGCTGTGTCATTGGAGTGGCTCGGAGCCTGGTGTCCGGGGGGAAGTGGTTCCCTGAGGGTCCCACACACATGCTACCTCTGCTGATGAGAGCCTTGCCTGGGGTGGACCCAAATGACTTCAGCAAGTGCATG ATTACATTCCAGTTCATTGCAACATTTTCTACTCTGGTGCCTTTAGTAGATTGTTCATCTGTATTGCAAGAAAGAGATGATCTTACAGAG GTGGAGAGAGAATTGTGCTCTGCATCTGCTGAATTTGAGGATTTTGTGCTGCAGTTTATGGATAG ATGTTTTGGACTTATAGAGAGCAGCACATTAGAACAAACCAGAGAGGAGactgaaacagagaaaatgaCTCATTTGGAGAGTCTGGTGGAACTGGGTCTCTCTTCTACTTTCAGTACAATCCTTACCCAGTGTTCAAAGGATATCTTTAAG GTTGCCTTGGAGAAGGTTTTTAACTTTGCTGTTTCAAATATATTTGAGACAAGAGTTGCTGGTCGGATGGTTGCCGATATGTGCCGAGCTGCAGTAAAA TGCCGCCCTGAGGAGTCCTTGAAGCTTTTTGTACCACATTGCTGCAATGTCATAACTCACCTCACAGGCA ATGATGATGTGTTACATGATGAAGAACTAGAtaaggagctgctctggaatcTTCAGCTTTTATCAGAG ATCACTCGAGTGGATGGCAAGAAGCTGCTACTGTACAGGGAGCAGTTTGGGAAGATACTGCAGCGCACCCTACACTTAACCTGTAAGCAGGGTTACATTCTGTCTTGTAACCTACTGCACCATCTTCTTCGTTCTGCTACACTTATCTACCCCACAGAGTACTGCAGTGTGCCAGGTGGCTTTGACAAGCCTCTTTCTGAATACTTTCCTATCAAG GACTGGGGTAAGCCAGGTGACCTGTGGAACTTGGACATCCAGTGGCACGTTCCTTCATCTGAGGAAAtaaactttgctttttatttgctGGATACATTCCTGCAGCCTGAGCTCACCAGGCTGGAGCTCTATGCACTTGGAGAGCTGGAGATGTCCAG AGATGATGTGCAGCAGTGTCTTGCCATTGTGCACAACTGCCTGATTGGCTCTGGGAACATTCTGCCTCCTCTCAAAGGAGAAAAGGTGGCTCATCT GGTCCCAAGTCTGGTGTCTTTAGAAGAGACAAAGCTGTACACCGGTGTTGAATATG attTATCCAGGGAGAATTACAGAGAAACAATTGCAAGGGTTACGAGGAAATTGCTGC GTTACATTCTTGATAATTCAGAAGATGATACCAAGTCgttgtttttaataataaag aTTATCAGTGATGTTTTGCAGTTCCAAGGGTCTCACAAGCATGAGTTTGATTCACGATGGAAAAGCTTCAATCTAGTGAAAAAATCAATGGAGAACAGG CTTCAAGGAAAGAAACAGCACATCAGAGCCTTGCTGATCGACAGGGTTATGCTGCAGCATGAG CTGAGAACTCTGACGATGGAAGGCTGTGAATACAAAACTTCCCACCAGGAGATGATCAGGGACCTTCTGTGTTTGTCCACGAGTTCTTATgggcag gtCAGAAGTAAAGCTCAGCAAGCATTCTTCACAGCTCTGGGAACCTACAATTTCTGTTGCAGAGATATCATTCCCTTAGTTCTGGAATTCCTGCGTCCTGATCGGCAAGATGTCACTCAGAAGCAATTTAAA GGTGCCTTATATTGTCTGCTTGGGAACCACAGCGGGGTCTGCTTGGCCAATCTGCACGACTGGGATTGTATAGCACAGACATGGCCAGCAATTGTCTCTTCTGGGCTTAGCAAAGCCATGTCCTTGGAAAAACCATCCATTGTCAGACTCTTTGATGACCTGGCAGAGAAAATCCATCGGCAGTATGAAACCATTGGGCTGGATTTTGCA GTTCCAGAGAAGTGCATGGAGGTGGCTGTTCTGCTGCAGAAGTCAGGACAGCCAAATTCAGagttcccagctctgggatcagaGGAAATTCAGTTGGGGATTCAGCGACAGAAGGAGAAGAATGCTGAGGCTCTGAG GAACTATGAAAATTTGGTCAACATGCTGCTGGACTGTGTGGAACAGAGAAATCT gcCCTGGAAGTTTGAACACATAAGCATTGGCTTCCTGTCCCTGCTTCTGAGGGATGACAGGATCCTGCCCCCCCGTGCCATCAAATTCTTCGTGCAGTGTCTCAACCATGACGCCATCGTGGTTCGGAAG gTGGCCATCTCAGCTGTGGCTGGGATTCTTAAGCAGCTTAAGAGACCACACAAGAAAGTGCCCATCTGCCCCTACGAAATAA GTGGGACCCTGAAGCCTTCCAGCATCCAAGCTGGTGACAGAGCTGACAACCAGTGGCTGCACTACAACAGCCAGAGCCTACCAAAGAGCAAGGAAGCCTGGGAGTCCTGCTGCTTTGTGGAGAAAACACACTGGGGATATTACACCTGGCCCCA AACTATGACAGTTTAtgctccagctgagcagcaaCCAAAACTTGGGCGAAGGAGAGATGAGCTGACAGAG GAGGAACAAATTATATATGATCACTTTTCTGATCCCAAGTTTGTTGAGCAGTTAATAAAATTTTTGTCTTTAGAAGACAGAAAGGGAAAGGACAAATTTAATCCTCGCAGATTTTGCCTCTTCAAG GGCCTTTTCAGAAACTTTGATGATGCCTTTTTGCCAGTTCTTCAGCCCCACTTGGAGCAACTGGTCGCAGACTCCCACGAAAGCACCCAGAGATGTCTGGCTGAAATCATAGCTGGCCTCATAAGAGGTTCTAAACACTGGACCTTTGAGAAG GTGGAAAAACTTTGGAACCTTCTGTGTCCATTGCTTCGAACAGCTTTATCCAACATCACAGTGGAAACATACAATGACTGGGGCACCTGCATTGCCACCTCCTGT gagagcagagatccTAGGAAACTGCACTGGTTGTTTGAATTGCTGTTGGAATCTCCACTGAGTGGTGAAGGAGGATCATTTGTAGATGCCTG CCGCCTTTATGTGCTGCAAGGGGGCCTTGCCCAGCAGGAGTGGAgagtgccagagctgctgcacaggctGCTCAAGTACCTGGAGCCCAAACTCACCCAGGTCTACAAGAACGTCCGAGAGAGAATAGGAAG tgTGTTGACCTACATATTCATGATAGATGTTTCCTTGCCAAACACTGCTGCAACTAAATCTCCTCGTGTCCATGAATTTACTACCCGGATACTTGAAAACCTCAAACCCCTCATGGAAGCAGATGAAGAAATCCAGAATCATGTTATGGAAGAGAATGGAGTCGGCGAACAAGACGAGCGAACTCAGGGCATTAAACTCTTGAAAACCA TTCTGAAGTGGTTGATGGCAAGTGCAGGACGTTCTTTCTCTACGGCCGTCACGGAGCAACTCCAGCTGTTACCTTTGTTTTTCAAG ATTGCACCTGTGGAGAACGACAACAGCTACGATGAGCTCAAAAGAGATGCTAAGATGTGTTTGTCCTTGATGTCTCAGGGTTTGCTGTATCCTCAGCAAGTGCCTTTGGTACTTCAGGTGCTAAAACAA ACAGCAAAAAGCAATTCTTGGCATGCCCGATACACCATCCTAACCTACCTCCAGACCATGGTGTTCTACAATCTCTTCATCTTCCTCAACAACAGCGAGGCAGTCAATGACATCAGGTGGCTGGTGATAAAACTCCTGGAAGATGAGCAGCTTGAG GTGAGGGAGATGGCTGCCACCACGCTCAGCGGGCTCCTGCAGTGCAACTTCCTCACCATGGACGGGCCCATGCAGACTCACTTCGAGCAGCTCTGCAAGATGAGGCTCCCcaagaaaaggaagagggaCCTGGCCTCAGTGGGGGACACAATTCCTTCAGGGG ACCTGGTGAAGCGCCACGCCGGCGTCCTGGGGCTCAGTGCCTGCATCCTGTCCAGTCCCTACGATGTGCCCACCTGGATGCCACAGCTCCTCATGGATCTCAGTGCCCACCTCAATGATCCCCAGCCTATTGAG ATGACGGTGAAGAAGACGCTGTCCAATTTCCGGAGGACCCACCACGACAACTGGCAGGAGCACAAGCAGCAGTTCACAGATGATCAGCTCCTGGTGCTCACTGACCTCCTGGTTTCACCCTGCTATTATGCATAG